The following are encoded together in the Odocoileus virginianus isolate 20LAN1187 ecotype Illinois chromosome 28, Ovbor_1.2, whole genome shotgun sequence genome:
- the EEF1G gene encoding elongation factor 1-gamma, whose product MAAGTLYTYPENWRAFKALIAAQYSGAQVRVLSAPPHFHFGQTNRTPEFLRKFPAGKVPAFEGDDGFCVFESNAIAYYVSNEELRGSTPEAAAQVVQWVSFADSDIVPPASTWVFPTLGIMHHNKQATENAKEEVRRILGLLDAHLKTRTFLVGERVTLADITVVCTLLWLYKQVLEPSFRQAFPNTNRWFLTCINQPQFRAVLGEVKLCEKMAQFDAKKFAESQPKKDTPRKEKGSREEKPKPQAERKEGKEEKKAAAPAPEEELDECEQALAAEPKAKDPFAHLPKSTFVLDEFKRKYSNEDTLSVALPYFWDHFDKDGWSLWYSEYRFPEELTQTFMSCNLITGMFQRLDKLRKNAFASVILFGTNNSSSISGVWVFRGQELAFPLSPDWQVDYESYTWRKLDPSSEETQTLVREYFCWEGAFQHVGKAFNQGKIFK is encoded by the exons ATGGCGGCTGGG ACCCTGTACACGTACCCTGAAAACTGGAGGGCCTTCAAGGCCCTCATTGCCGCTCAGTACAGCGGGGCTCAGGTCCGCGTGCTCTCCGCACCACCCCACTTCCATTTTGGCCAAACCAACCGCACCCCTGAATTTCTCCGTAAATTTCCTGCTGGCAAG GTTCCAGCCTTTGAGGGTGACGATGGATTCTGTGTGTTCGAGAGCAATGCCATTGCCTACTATG TGAGCAACGAGGAGCTGCGGGGAAGTACTCCCGAGGCAGCAGcgcaggtggtgcagtgggtGAGCTTTGCTGATAGCGACATAGTGCCACCAGCCAGCACCTGGGTATTCCCGACCCTGGGCATCATGCACCACAACAAGCAG GCCACAGAGAATGCAAAGGAAGAGGTGAGGCGAATTCTGGGGCTGCTGGATGCTCACTTGAAGACGAGGACTTTTCTGGTGGGCGAACGCGTGACGCTGGCTGACATCACAGTTGTCTGCACACTGTTGTGGCTTTATAAACAG GTTCTGGAGCCTTCTTTCCGCCAGGCCTTCCCTAACACCAACCGCTGGTTCCTCACCTGCATTAACCAGCCCCAGTTCCGGGCTGTCTTGGGAGAGGTGAAACTCTGTGAGAAAATGGCCCAGTTTGATG CTAAAAAGTTTGCAGAGAGCCAGCCTAAAAAGGACACCCCACGGAAGGAGAAAGGTTCTCGAGAAGAGAAGCCGAAGCCCCAGGCGGAGCGGAAGGAGGGCAAAGAGGAGAAGAAGGCGGCCGCCCCTGCTCCTGAGGAGGAGCTGGATGAATGTGAGCAGGCGCTGGCTGCCGAGCCGAAGGCCAAGGATCCCTTTGCCCATCTGCCCAAGAG TACCTTTGTGTTGGATGAATTTAAGCGCAAGTACTCCAACGAGGATACGCTCTCCGTGGCGCTGCCGTACTTTTGGGATCACTTTGATAAGGATGGCTGGTCCCTGTGGTACTCTGAGTATCGCTTCCCTGAAGAGCTCACCCAGACCTTCATGAGCTGCAACCTCATCACTG GAATGTTCCAGCGATTGGACAAACTGAGGAAGAATGCCTTTGCCAGTGTCATTCTCTTTGGAACCAACAATAGCAGCTCCATTTCTGGGGTCTGGGTCTTTCGAGGCCAGGAGCTTGCTTTTCCG CTGAGTCCAGATTGGCAGGTGGACTACGAGTCATACACATGGCGGAAACTGGATCCC
- the TUT1 gene encoding speckle targeted PIP5K1A-regulated poly(A) polymerase: protein MATVDSDIEPLPRGGFRCCLCHITTANRPSLDAHLGGRKHRHLEELRATRKAQGLRSVFVSGFPRDVGSAQLSEYFQAFGPVASVVMDKDKGVFAIVEMGDLGAREAVLSQPQHSLGGHRLRVRPREQKEFQSPASRSPKRVAPDSLQLIKALAEAPDVEAQMVKLVGLRELSEAERQLRSLVVALMQEVFTEFFPGCVVHPFGSSINSFDVHGCDLDLFLDLGDLDEPQPAPKAPESPSLDSALASPLDPQALACTPASPPDSQPPASPQDSEALDFEAPSSSLAPRTPDSALASETLASPQSLPPASPLQEDQGEGDLGKAVELAEALKGEKAEGGAMLELVGSILRGCVPGVYRVQTVPSARRPVVKFCHRPSGLHGDVSLSNRLALHNSRFLSLCSELDGRVRPLVYTLRCWAQGQGLSGSGPLLNNYALTLLVIYFLQTRDPPVLPTVSQLTQKAGEGEQVEVDGWDCSFPRDASRLEPSTNKEPLSSLLAQFFSCVSCWDLRGSLLSLREGQALPVAGGLASNLSEGLRLGSMNLQDPFDLSHNVAANVTSRVAGRLQNCCRAAANYCRSLQYQRRSSRGRDWGLLPLLQPSSPSSILSATPIPLPPASFTQLTAALAQVLREALGCHIEQGTKRLWSEGGGPGEPPQGGTSKRAKLDGQKKSCEERSEEQQGCAGEHGEDGVEEMVVEVGESVQDWAMQSPGQLGELPLTTGKHRATREEGQSGTAALAEQGPRGPEAACEGSRAKAEKRVSLSVSWRCALWHRVWQGRRRARRRLQQQIKEGGGASAGSGAEWLATEARVTRELRGLSSTEQRPEAEPLLTFVASVSQAGQSLTVTPLQDSQGLFPDLHHFLQVFLPQALRNLLK, encoded by the exons ATGGCTACAGTGGATTCAGATATCGAGCCGCTGCCTCGTGGGGGTTTCCGCTGCTGCCTCTGTCACATCACTACAGCCAACC GACCCAGCCTGGATGCCCACCTGGGGGGCCGGAAGCACCGGCACCTGGAAGAACTACGAGCTACTCGAAAGGCCCAGGGGCTTCGAAGCGTGTTTGTCAGTGGCTTTCCCCGGGATGTGGGTTCTGCTCAGCTCTCCGAGTACTTCCAGGCATTTGGACCTGTGGCCAGTGTCGTCATGGACAAGGACAAG GGAGTGTTTGCCATCGTGGAGATGGGGGACCTGGGTGCCCGGGAAGCTGTTTTGTCACAGCCCCAGCACAGCCTGGGAGGACATCGCCTGAGAGTCCGGCCACGGGAGCAGAAAGAGTTCCAGAGCCCAGCCTCCAGGTCCCCCAAAAGAGTGGCCCCCGACAGTCTCCAGCTGATCAAAGCACTTGCTGAGGCCCCGGACGTGGAAGCACAAATGGTGAAGCTCGTGGGGCTGAGAGAGCTCTCTGAGGCTGAGCGGCAGCTTCGGAGCCTTGTGGTGGCCCTGATGCAGGAGGTCTTCACAGAGTTCTTCCCTG GCTGTGTGGTCCATCCTTTTGGCTCCTCCATAAACAGCTTTGACGTCCATGGCTGTGATCTTGACCTCTTCCTGGATCTGGGGGACTTGGACGAGCCCCAG CCAGCCCCAAAGGCTCCAGAATCTCCCTCCTTGGACTCAGCCCTGGCATCCCCACTGGATCCTCAAGCCCTGGCCTgcaccccagcctcccctccagACTCACAGCCTCCAGCTTCTCCTCAAGACTCGGAAGCCCTGGACTTTGAAGCCCCTTCCTCCTCACTGGCACCCCGGACTCCAGACTCTGCTTTGGCCTCTGAGACTCTTGCCTCTCCCCagtccctgcctccagcctcgcCACTGCAGGAGGACCAGGGAGAGGGGGACCTGGGGAAGGCTGTGGAACTGGCAGAGGCCCTGAAGGGGGAGAAAGCAGAAGGGGGAGCCATGCTGGAGCTGGTGGGATCCATCCTTCGGGGCTGTGTTCCTGGAGTGTACCGAGTCCAAACCGTGCCCTCTGCCCGGCGCCCTGTGGTCAAGTTCTGCCATCGGCCTTCAGGTCTCCATGGTGACGTCTCCCTCAGTAACCG GCTGGCCCTGCACAACTCCCGCTTCCTGAGTCTCTGCTCTGAGCTGGATGGGCGAGTACGGCCCCTTGTGTACACTCTGCGCTGCTGGGCTCAGGGTCAAGGGCTGTCAG GGAGTGGCCCACTTCTCAATAACTACGCCCTGACCTTGCTCGTGATCTATTTCCTTCAGACCAGGGACCCTCCTGTGTTGCCCACTGTGTCCCAGCTCACCCAGAAAGCAG GTGAGGGTGAACAGGTGGAGGTTGATGGCTGGGACTGTAGTTTCCCCAGAGATGCCTCGAGACTGGAGCCCAGCACCAATAAGGAGCCTCTGA gttccctgctggcccagttcTTCTCCTGTGTTTCTTGTTGGGATCTTCGTGGCTCCCTGCTGTCCCTGCGGGAGGGTCAGGCACTACCTGTGGCAGGGGGCCTGGCTTCTAATCTCTCAGAGGGCCTGCGCCTCGGCTCCATGAATCTCCAGGACCCCTTTGACCTGAGTCACAATGTGGCAGCCAACGTGACCAGCCGGGTGGCCGGGAGGCTACAGAACTGTTGCCGAGCGGCAGCCAATTACTGTCGAAGCCTCCAGTACCAGCGGCGGTCATCCCGGGGTCGGGACTGGGGGCTACTTCCCCTTCTGCAGCCCAGCTCCCCCAGCTCCATACTCTCTGCGACACCTATCCCCTTACCCCCTGCTTCCTTCACCCAGCTCACTGCTGCCCTGGCCCAGGTGTTAAGGGAAGCCTTAGGGTGCCATATAGAACAGGGAACCAAGAGACTGTGGTCAGAGGGAGGTGGCCCTGGGGAGCCCCCCCAGGGAGGGACAAGCAAAAGAGCAAAACTAGATGgacagaagaaaagctgtgaggAGAGGTCAGAGGAGCAGCAGGGATGTGCAGGGGAACATGGTGAAGATGGCGTGGAAGAGATGGTCGTAGAGGTTGGAGAGTCAGTGCAGGACTGGGCGATGCAGAGCCCTGGGCAGCTGGGGGAGCTGCCCCTGACGACCGGAAAGCatcgagccaccagagaagaggGGCAGTCAGGCACCGCGGCACTGGCCGAGCAGGGGCCCAGAGGACCTGAGGCAGCCTGCGAAGGGTCTCGGGCTAAGGCCGAGAAGCGGGTGTCACTCTCAGTGAGCTGGCGCTGCGCCTTGTGGCACCGTGTGTGGCAGGGGCGGAGGCGTGCCCGGAGACGCCTGCAGCAACAAATCAAGGAAGGAGGTGGAGCCAGTGCTGGCTCGGGAGCAGAGTGGCTGGCAACTGAGGCTCGGGTCACCCGGGAGCTGCGGGGACTGAGCAGTACTGAACAGAGGCCAGAGGCCGAGCCGCTCCTGACCTTCGTGGCGTCCGTCTCCCAGGCTGGCCAGAGTCTCACTGtgaccccactccaggattctcaaGGCCTGTTCCCTGATCTCCATCATTTCTTACAGGTTTTTCTCCCTCAAGCACTTCGAAACCTGCTTAAGTGA
- the MTA2 gene encoding metastasis-associated protein MTA2, which yields MAANMYRVGDYVYFENSSSNPYLVRRIEELNKTANGNVEAKVVCLFRRRDISSSLNSLADSNAREFEEESKQPGVSEQQRHQLKHRELFLSRQFESLPATHIRGKCSVTLLNETDILSQYLEKEDCFFYSLVFDPMQKTLLADQGEIRVGCKYQAEIPDRLAEGESDNRNQQKMEMKVWDPDNPLTDRQIDQFLVVARAVGTFARALDCSSSIRQPSLHMSAAAASRDITLFHAMDTLQRNGYDLAKAMSTLVPQGGPVLCRDEMEEWSASEAMLFEEALEKYGKDFNDIRQDFLPWKSLASIVQFYYMWKTTDRYIQQKRLKAAEADSKLKQVYIPTYTKPNPNQIISVGSKPGMNGAGFQKGLTCESCHTTQSAQWYAWGPPNMQCRLCASCWIYWKKYGGLKTPTQLEGAARGTTEPHSRGHLSRPEAQSLSPYTTSANRAKLLAKNRQTFLLQTTKLTRLARRMCRDLLQPRRAARRPYAPINANAIKAECSIRLPKAAKTPLKIHPLVRLPLATIVKDLVAQAPLKPKTPRGTKTPINRNQLTQNRGLGGIMVKRAYETMAGVPFSANGRPLASGIRSSSQPAAKRQKLNPADAPNPVVFVATKDTRALRKALTHLEMRRAARRPNLPLKVKPPLMAVRPPGPLPPSSHPASTNEPIVLED from the exons ATGGCGGCCAACATGTACCGAGTGGGGG ATTACGTCTATTTTGAGAACTCCTCCAGCAATCCTTACCTGGTTAGAAGGATTGAAGAGCTCAACAAG ACTGCAAATGGAAACGTGGAGGCGAAGGTTGTGTGCCTTTTCCGGAGAAGGGACATTTCTAGTAGCCTCAACAGCCTGGCTGACAGTAATGCCA GGGAGTTTGAGGAGGAATCGAAGCAGCCAGGGGTGTCGGAACAGCAGCGACATCAACTGAAGCACCGAGAGCTTTTTCTTTCTCGGCAATTCGAATCATTACCAGCCACCCACATAAG GGGGAAATGCAGTGTGACCCTCTTGAATGAAACAGACATCCTGAGCCAGTACCTGGAAAAGGAG gaCTGCTTTTTTTACTCACTGGTGTTTGACCCTATGCAGAAGACACTTCTAGCTGATCAGGGAGAGATCCGAGTTGGTTGCAAATACCAAGCTGAGATCCCAGATCGCCTGGCAGAGG GAGAATCTGATAATCGGAACCAACAGAAGATGGAGATGAAAGTCTGGGATCCAGACAACCCTCTCACAGACCGGCAGATTGATCAGTTTCTCGTGGTGGCCCG AGCTGTGGGGACCTTCGCAAGAGCCCTAGATTGCAGCAGCTCCATTCGGCAGCCAAGCCTGCACATGAGTGCAGCCGCTGCCTCCCGAGATATCACTCTG TTTCATGCAATGGATACGTTGCAGAGGAATGGCTATGACCTGGCTAAGGCCATGTCGACCCTGGTGCCCCAGGGCGGGCCAGTGTTGTGTCGGGATGAGATGGAGGAATGGTCAGCCTCAGAGGCCATGCTGTttgaagaggccctggagaagtaCGGGAAGGATTTCAATGATATTCGCCAGGACTTT cTACCCTGGAAGTCACTGGCCAGCATAGTTCAGTTTTATTACATGTGGAAAACCACAGACCGATACATTCAACAG AAAAGATTGAAAGCTGCTGAAGCAGACAGCAAACTAAAACAAGTCTACATCCCTACCTA CACCAAACCAAACCCTAACCAGATAATCTCGGTGGGCTCAAAACCTGGCATGAATGGGGCTGGATTCCAAAAGGGCCTGACTTGTGAGAGTTGCCACA CCACACAGTCTGCTCAGTGGTACGCCTGGGGCCCACCCAACATGCAGTGCCgcctctgtgcttcctgttgGATCTACTGGAAGAAGTACGGGGGACTGAAGACCCCAACTCAGCTTGAGGGGGCTGCTCGGGGCACCACA GAGCCACACTCGAGGGGTCATTTGTCTAGACCGGAAGCCCAAAGTCTCTCCCCCTATACAACCAGCGCCAACCGGGCCAAGCTGCTGGCTAAGAACAGGCAAACATTCCTGCTCCAGACCACGAAGCTTACCCGTCTTGCCAGACGCATGTGCAGGGACCTGTTACAGCCAAGGAGGGCTGCCCGACGACCCTATGCCCCTATCAATGCCAACGCCATCAAGGCAGAGT GCTCCATTCGACTTCCTAAGGCTGCCAAGACTCCACTGAAGATTCACCCTCTGGTGCGGCTGCCGCTGGCAACTATCGTCAAAGATCTGG tGGCCCAGGCACCTCTGAAACCAAAAACACCTCGGGGTACCAAGACACCAATCAACAGAAATCAGCTGACCCAGAACCGGGGACTGGGGGGCATCATGGTGAAACGGGCCTATGAGACT ATGGCAGGAGTTCCTTTCTCTGCCAATGGAAGGCCTCTGGCCTCAGGGATTCGCTCAAGCTCACAGCCAGCAGCCAAGCGTCAGAAACTCAACCCAGCTGATGCACCCAATCCTGTGGTGTTTGTGGCCACGAAAGATACCAG AGCCCTGCGGAAGGCTCTGACCCATCTGGAAATGCGGAGAGCTGCCCGCCGGCCCAATCTGCCCTTGAAGGTGAAGCCACCACTGATGGCAGTGCGGCCCCCTGGCCCTCTTCCTCCATCATCACATCCTGCCAGCACCAACGAGCCCATTGTCCTGGAAGATTGA